A single genomic interval of Oryza sativa Japonica Group chromosome 7, ASM3414082v1 harbors:
- the LOC4343318 gene encoding protein DETOXIFICATION 19 gives MASTDPLLGGKEEEEGGGEVRRARRWWVGRVVDTEEAWAQTRFAVPMVLTNMSYYAIPLVSVMFSGHLGDVHLAGATLGNSWATVTGYAFVTGMSGALETLCGQAYGARMYRMLGLYLQSSLLMSAAVSVLVSALWCFTEPLLLLLRQDPAVSAAASAFVRAQVPGLFAFSFLQCLLRYLQTQSVVAPLVACSLAPFLLHVALAHLLVNALGLGLAGAGAAVSITFWASCLMLLAYVLRSERFAETWNGFSAEAFRFVVPTIKLATPSAVMVCLEYWAFELLVLIAGLLPNPTVSTSLIAMCSSTEAIAYMITYGFSAAVSTRVSNEIGAGNVEGAKNAVAVTLKLSVFLAAAFVLLLGFGHGLWAGLFSGSAIIAAEFAAVAPLMMASILLDSAQGVLSGVARGCGWQHLAAVTNLVAFYVIGMPLSIFFAFKLKWYTKGLWMGLICGLTCQTCTLMVITARTKWSKIVDAMQEKKASYVA, from the exons atGGCGTCCACGGATCCGCTGCTCGgcggcaaggaggaggaggagggtggaggtgaggtgaggagggcgcggcggtggtgggtggGGCGGGTGGTGGACACGGAGGAGGCGTGGGCGCAGACGCGGTTCGCGGTGCCGATGGTGCTCACCAACATGTCCTACTACGCCATCCCGCTGGTGTCCGTCATGTTCTCCGGCCACCTCGGCGAcgtccacctcgccggcgccacgcTCGGCAACTCGTGGGCCACCGTCACCGGCTACGCCTTCGTC ACGGGCATGAGCGGGGCCCTGGAGACGCTGTGCGGGCAGGCGTACGGCGCGCGGATGTACCGCATGCTGGGCCTCTACCTGCAGTCGTCGCTGCTCATGTCGGCGGCGGTGTCCGTCCTCGTCTCCGCACTCTGGTGCTTCACcgagcccctcctcctcctcctccggcaggACCCGGCGgtgtccgccgccgcgtcggcgttcGTGCGCGCGCAGGTCCCGGGGCTCTtcgccttctccttcctccagtGCCTCCTCCGGTACCTGCAGACGCAgtccgtcgtcgcgccgctcgtCGCCTGCTCCCTGGCGCCGTTCCTGCTCCACGTCGCGCTGGCGCACCTCCTCGTCAACgcgctcggcctcggcctcgccggcgccggcgccgccgtgtccATCACCTTCTGGGCCTCCTGCCTCATGCTCCTCGCCTACGTGCTCCGGTCCGAGAGGTTCGCCGAGACGTGGAACGGCTTCTCCGCCGAGGCGTTCAGGTTCGTCGTCCCCACCATCAAGCTCGCCACGCCCTCCGCCGTCATGGTCTG CTTGGAGTACTGGGCGTTTGAGCTACTGGTACTGATCGCCGGATTGCTCCCGAATCCGACAGTGAGCACCTCGCTGATCGCCATGTG CTCGAGCACGGAGGCCATCGCCTACATGATCACGTACGGGTTCAGCGCCGCTGTGAG CACGCGGGTGTCGAACGAGATCGGGGCCGGGAACGTGGAGGGGGCGAAGAACGCGGTGGCGGTGACGCTGAAGCTGTCGGTGTTCCTGGCGGCGGCGTTCGTGCTGCTCCTCGGCTTCGGCCACGGCCTCTGGGCGGGGCTCTTCAGCGGCAGCGCCATCATCGCGGCGGAGttcgccgccgtggcgccgctGATGATGGCCTCCATCCTGCTCGACTCCGCGCAGGGGGTCCTCTCCGGCGTCGCCAGGGGCTGCGGCTGGCAGCACCTCGCCGCCGTGACCAACCTCGTCGCCTTCTACGTCATCGGCATGCCGCTCTCCATCTTCTTCGCCTTCAAGCTCAAGTGGTACACCAAG ggattatggatgggtttgaTCTGCGGGCTGACATGCCAGACCTGCACGCTGATGGTGATCACCGCACGAACCAAATGGTCCAAGATCGTGGACGCGATGCAGGAGAAGAAGGCCAGCTACGTCGCGTAG